The following are encoded together in the Flavobacterium sp. TR2 genome:
- a CDS encoding DoxX family protein: protein MNNVASILLLAFLALTFLQSGYEKIFYWKDNVAWLKEHFAKTPLGNQVPLALLHLLVLELISGILCVVGAIQLFTNNGREFGFYGAIFSCICLLMMLFGQRLAKDYDGARTIVIYFIPAVMAVYWLN from the coding sequence ATGAACAATGTTGCCTCAATTTTGCTTTTGGCTTTTCTAGCTTTAACTTTTTTACAATCGGGTTACGAAAAAATTTTCTACTGGAAAGATAATGTGGCTTGGCTTAAAGAACACTTTGCCAAAACGCCATTAGGAAATCAAGTTCCGCTTGCCCTTTTACATTTATTGGTTTTAGAATTGATTTCAGGAATTTTATGTGTGGTGGGCGCAATCCAATTGTTTACAAATAATGGCAGAGAATTTGGTTTTTACGGAGCTATCTTTTCTTGCATTTGTTTGTTAATGATGCTTTTCGGACAACGACTTGCAAAAGATTACGATGGTGCGAGAACCATTGTCATATATTTTATACCAGCTGTAATGGCTGTCTACTGGTTGAATTAA
- a CDS encoding acyl-CoA thioesterase, with translation MNPKHPSESLTILTDLVLPSETNPLNNLFGGELLARMDRAASIAARRHSRRIVVTASVNHVAFNRAISLGSVVTVEAKVSRSFKSSMEVFIDVWVEDRESGNRTKANEAIYTFVAVDDTGRPVEVPAIIPETELEIQRFDAALRRKQLSLLLAGKIKPTDATELKALFL, from the coding sequence ATGAATCCAAAACATCCTTCAGAATCCTTAACTATTTTAACTGATTTAGTTTTACCGAGCGAAACAAATCCTTTAAACAATCTTTTTGGCGGTGAGTTATTAGCCAGAATGGATCGTGCAGCAAGTATTGCAGCCCGCAGACATTCGCGCCGAATTGTTGTGACGGCTTCTGTAAATCACGTTGCTTTTAACAGAGCCATTTCTCTTGGAAGCGTAGTAACCGTAGAAGCAAAAGTGTCAAGATCATTCAAAAGTTCGATGGAAGTTTTTATCGATGTTTGGGTAGAAGACCGCGAATCAGGAAATAGAACCAAAGCCAATGAGGCAATTTACACTTTCGTAGCTGTAGACGACACCGGAAGACCTGTTGAAGTTCCGGCAATTATTCCAGAAACCGAACTCGAAATCCAACGTTTTGATGCGGCGCTTCGTCGCAAACAGCTGAGTTTACTGCTTGCAGGCAAGATCAAGCCTACTGATGCTACAGAATTGAAGGCTTTATTTTTGTAG
- the recA gene encoding recombinase RecA, producing MSSEKEAKLKALQLTLDKLDKTYGKGTVMKMGDRAIVEVETISSGSLGVDLALGVNGYPKGRIIEIYGPESSGKTTLTLHAIAEAQKAGGIAAFIDAEHAFDRNYAEKLNVDIENLIISQPDNGEQALEIAENLIRSGAIDIVVIDSVAALTPKSEIEGEMGDSKMGLHARLMSQALRKLTGTISKTNCTVFFINQLREKIGVMFGNPETTTGGNALKFYASVRLDIRRSAQIKDGENVIGNRTKVKIVKNKVAPPFKTAEFDIMYGEGVSKTGEILDLAVEFDIVKKAGSWFSYGDTKLGQGRDAVKALIKDNPELAEELEIKIKEHMKELANA from the coding sequence ATGAGTTCAGAGAAAGAAGCCAAATTGAAAGCACTACAGCTTACACTTGATAAGCTTGACAAAACTTACGGAAAAGGAACCGTAATGAAAATGGGCGACAGAGCCATCGTAGAGGTAGAAACAATTTCTTCAGGATCTCTTGGTGTAGATTTAGCACTTGGAGTAAACGGATATCCAAAAGGAAGAATTATCGAAATATATGGTCCAGAATCTTCTGGAAAAACAACTTTGACGCTTCACGCCATTGCAGAAGCTCAAAAAGCAGGTGGTATCGCTGCTTTTATCGATGCGGAGCACGCTTTTGATAGAAACTACGCAGAGAAATTGAATGTTGATATTGAGAACTTAATTATTTCTCAGCCAGACAACGGGGAACAAGCGTTAGAAATTGCCGAAAACCTTATTCGTTCTGGAGCTATAGACATCGTTGTAATTGACTCTGTTGCTGCTTTGACTCCAAAAAGCGAGATCGAAGGCGAAATGGGAGATTCAAAAATGGGTCTTCATGCGCGTTTGATGTCTCAAGCTTTAAGAAAACTTACTGGAACTATCAGCAAGACAAACTGTACAGTTTTCTTTATCAACCAGCTTCGTGAAAAAATTGGTGTTATGTTCGGAAATCCAGAAACGACAACGGGAGGTAACGCACTTAAATTTTACGCTTCTGTGCGTTTAGATATTCGTCGTTCTGCTCAAATTAAAGACGGTGAAAACGTAATCGGAAATAGAACTAAAGTAAAAATTGTCAAAAACAAAGTAGCACCGCCTTTTAAAACTGCCGAATTCGATATCATGTACGGAGAAGGTGTTTCTAAAACTGGTGAAATATTGGATCTAGCAGTTGAATTTGACATCGTTAAAAAAGCAGGATCTTGGTTTAGCTATGGCGATACAAAATTAGGACAAGGTCGTGATGCTGTTAAAGCTTTAATTAAAGATAATCCAGAACTTGCTGAAGAACTGGAAATTAAAATTAAAGAACACATGAAAGAATTGGCAAATGCCTAA
- a CDS encoding lysophospholipid acyltransferase family protein, which translates to MKIFKIAFWILWRVWFYVLMAIPILIMFPFLVVSILSEKGYPYFFKMARIWAKFILFGMGFYYIVKREQKLIKGKSYMIVANHTSMTDIMLMLALIKNPFVFVGKKELVKIPLFGFFYKRTCILVDRSSSKSKNEVFKRAQNRLNQGLSICIFPEGGVPDNESILLDEFKDGAFRLAIDHQIPIVPIVFPDNKERFSYTFMSGSPGRMRARILPFVETKGLTSDHRKELKDQVRTLIYNGLIDFG; encoded by the coding sequence ATGAAAATATTTAAAATTGCTTTTTGGATTCTTTGGAGAGTTTGGTTTTACGTTTTAATGGCGATTCCAATACTCATTATGTTCCCTTTTCTGGTAGTTTCTATCCTTTCTGAGAAAGGATATCCATATTTCTTTAAAATGGCCCGCATTTGGGCTAAATTTATCCTTTTCGGAATGGGTTTTTACTATATCGTAAAACGCGAACAGAAGCTCATTAAAGGAAAAAGTTACATGATAGTGGCCAATCATACCTCGATGACCGATATTATGCTAATGCTGGCACTTATAAAAAATCCTTTTGTATTTGTTGGAAAGAAAGAATTGGTGAAGATTCCGCTTTTTGGTTTTTTCTATAAGCGAACTTGCATTTTGGTTGACAGAAGTTCTTCTAAGAGTAAAAATGAAGTTTTTAAAAGGGCGCAAAATCGTCTTAACCAAGGTTTGAGCATTTGTATTTTCCCTGAAGGAGGAGTTCCAGATAATGAGAGCATTTTGCTGGACGAGTTTAAAGATGGCGCATTCAGATTGGCAATAGATCATCAGATTCCAATTGTGCCTATTGTTTTCCCTGACAATAAAGAACGTTTTTCCTATACGTTTATGAGCGGAAGCCCAGGAAGAATGCGAGCGAGAATTTTACCGTTTGTAGAAACAAAAGGGTTGACTAGCGACCATAGAAAAGAATTGAAAGATCAAGTTAGAACCTTAATTTACAATGGTTTGATTGATTTTGGGTAG
- a CDS encoding GxxExxY protein gives MTENKISNIVIGLAIEIHKKLGPGLLENVYKECLFYKIKQRGLVVEKEKSLALIFEEVKLDCGYRIDILVENKLLIEIKSVESLTVNHLAQTLTYLRLGNFKLGLLINFSEILLKNGIRRVANSL, from the coding sequence ATGACAGAAAACAAAATATCAAATATTGTAATTGGGTTAGCAATTGAAATTCATAAAAAACTTGGACCGGGATTATTAGAAAATGTTTATAAAGAATGTTTGTTTTATAAAATTAAGCAGCGTGGACTTGTTGTTGAGAAAGAAAAATCTTTAGCATTAATTTTTGAAGAAGTTAAGTTGGATTGTGGGTACCGCATTGATATACTTGTGGAAAACAAATTGCTAATTGAGATAAAGAGTGTTGAATCACTTACTGTTAACCATTTAGCGCAAACATTAACTTATTTAAGACTAGGAAATTTTAAACTTGGTTTACTCATAAATTTCAGTGAAATACTCTTAAAAAATGGCATTAGGAGAGTTGCAAATAGTTTATAA
- the trpS gene encoding tryptophan--tRNA ligase, with protein sequence MAKILTGVQSTGTPHLGNLLGAIIPAIELSNDPANESYLFIADLHSITQIKDGKTLRENTYSTAAAWLACGLNPEKVTFYRQSDVVQTTELTWYLSCFFPFQRLTLAHSFKDKADRLDDVNAGLFTYPMLMAADILLYDAEFVPVGKDQLQHLEITRDVASRFNHQMGETFVLPEAKIQENIMLIPGTNGGKMSKSANNIINIFLDDKTLRKQVMSIETDSTPLEDPKNPDTCNAFAIYSLLANEEQIAQMRANYLGGNYGYGHAKQALFELITEKFKTEREKYNYYINNLEEVDALLKKGAAKASVIADGVLAKVREVLGFEK encoded by the coding sequence ATGGCAAAAATACTTACTGGTGTTCAAAGTACAGGAACACCGCATTTAGGAAATTTATTAGGAGCAATTATTCCGGCAATCGAATTATCAAATGATCCAGCAAATGAATCTTATTTGTTTATTGCCGATTTGCATTCAATCACTCAGATTAAAGACGGAAAGACTTTAAGAGAAAATACCTATAGCACTGCTGCAGCTTGGCTTGCTTGTGGTTTAAATCCTGAAAAAGTTACTTTTTACAGACAATCAGATGTGGTGCAAACTACTGAATTGACTTGGTATTTGAGCTGTTTTTTTCCGTTTCAAAGATTGACATTAGCGCATTCTTTCAAGGACAAAGCAGATCGTTTAGATGATGTTAACGCTGGACTTTTTACTTATCCGATGCTAATGGCGGCCGATATTTTATTGTATGATGCTGAATTTGTTCCTGTTGGAAAAGATCAATTGCAGCATTTAGAAATTACACGCGATGTCGCTTCTCGTTTTAACCATCAAATGGGCGAAACTTTTGTTCTTCCTGAAGCAAAAATTCAAGAAAACATTATGCTGATTCCAGGAACAAACGGCGGAAAAATGAGTAAATCGGCAAACAATATCATCAACATTTTCTTAGATGACAAAACGTTGCGCAAGCAGGTCATGAGCATAGAAACTGACTCAACACCGCTTGAAGATCCAAAAAATCCAGATACTTGCAATGCTTTTGCTATTTATTCTTTGTTGGCAAACGAAGAACAAATTGCCCAAATGAGAGCAAACTATTTAGGTGGAAATTATGGTTACGGCCACGCCAAGCAAGCTTTGTTTGAGTTGATTACCGAGAAATTTAAAACCGAAAGAGAAAAATACAATTACTACATCAACAACCTTGAAGAAGTAGACGCTTTATTGAAAAAAGGCGCAGCAAAAGCTTCTGTAATTGCTGATGGTGTATTAGCAAAAGTTAGAGAAGTTTTAGGATTTGAGAAATAA
- a CDS encoding MFS transporter yields the protein MDKYIEDYNVPPYVFQVLNIVFGLLAIYILYRLYKHFTRK from the coding sequence ATGGATAAGTATATTGAAGATTATAATGTTCCGCCGTATGTATTTCAAGTCCTAAACATAGTTTTCGGTTTACTGGCAATTTATATTTTGTATCGATTGTACAAACATTTCACAAGAAAATAA
- the dprA gene encoding DNA-processing protein DprA: protein MTDQELFSLLALLKVDGVGDITGKKLLNSFENAGAIFKAKSSQLAAIDGIGSVVMKNLKDKSVFEKAERELSFIKNNNIQVSFFLDENYPEKLKHCIDAPILIFTAGNMDLKKRKIISIVGTRQITSYGTEFCKNLIEDLAPLDPVIVSGFAYGVDIVAHQAAMDHDLQTVGVLAHGLNQIYPRTHKKYMAKMEEKGGFITEFWSDSNPDKEKFVRRNRIVAGMAEATIVIESADKGGSLITANMANEYNRDVFAVPGRVTDKYSQGCNNLIKTQKANVLTSAADLIYMLNWDIKEKSKSIQKQLFVELNSDEQKIYDFLQTNGKELLDTIAIECEIPIFKLSGVLIGMELKGVIRPLPGKLFESI, encoded by the coding sequence ATGACCGATCAGGAATTATTTAGTTTACTTGCCTTACTGAAGGTTGATGGAGTAGGAGATATAACGGGTAAAAAATTACTTAATTCGTTTGAAAACGCAGGTGCTATTTTTAAAGCAAAAAGTTCCCAGTTGGCTGCAATTGACGGAATTGGATCAGTCGTAATGAAAAATCTTAAGGATAAAAGTGTTTTCGAAAAAGCTGAAAGAGAATTATCATTTATTAAAAATAATAATATTCAGGTTTCTTTTTTTCTGGATGAAAATTATCCAGAAAAGCTTAAGCATTGCATTGACGCTCCAATTCTAATTTTTACAGCTGGCAATATGGATTTAAAAAAAAGAAAAATCATCAGCATTGTTGGTACGAGGCAGATTACTTCGTATGGTACAGAATTCTGTAAAAATCTAATTGAAGATTTGGCTCCCCTAGATCCTGTCATCGTGAGCGGTTTTGCTTATGGGGTCGATATTGTGGCTCATCAGGCTGCTATGGACCATGATTTGCAGACTGTCGGAGTTTTGGCTCATGGACTAAATCAGATTTATCCGCGCACGCACAAAAAGTATATGGCGAAAATGGAAGAAAAGGGCGGATTTATTACTGAATTTTGGAGCGATTCTAATCCTGATAAAGAGAAGTTTGTGCGACGAAACCGTATTGTCGCAGGAATGGCTGAGGCTACAATTGTTATCGAATCTGCTGATAAAGGTGGTTCTTTAATAACAGCCAATATGGCCAACGAATACAATCGCGATGTTTTTGCCGTGCCTGGACGAGTAACCGATAAATACAGTCAGGGTTGCAATAATTTGATTAAAACGCAAAAAGCAAACGTGTTAACAAGCGCTGCAGATTTAATTTATATGTTGAATTGGGATATTAAAGAAAAAAGCAAAAGCATTCAGAAACAGCTTTTTGTAGAATTAAACTCTGATGAACAAAAAATTTACGATTTTCTTCAGACGAATGGAAAAGAGCTATTAGACACTATCGCAATCGAATGTGAAATTCCAATTTTCAAATTATCGGGAGTTCTAATCGGAATGGAATTGAAAGGTGTTATCAGACCTCTTCCTGGAAAGCTTTTTGAATCAATTTAA
- a CDS encoding SPOR domain-containing protein produces MKIEVYISQLLYRYQCVTVPGFGAFLTETHSAQLNESTNSFFPPKKTIAFNSRIKNNDGLLANHIAQAEKTSYGFAVSAIAFEVLNWKKTLEEEGVILLKNIGELRLNSESNIIFKPNDQTNYLATSFGLSPFVSPMVKKEAFEKKIEKIAAKEKDAVLLYENEEETKSSNPFLRYAAILVLGLGITGSIGYPLYQNQIDNQTLVVEQAVQKKVQNKIQEATFFIKSPLPAVTLSVDSAKVETVETTMPYHIMAGAFRSEANARKAYNQLIKDGFKARMLKENKHGLFPVLYGSYATMKEAEQAQKEIQKGENPQAWILVENL; encoded by the coding sequence ATGAAAATCGAAGTATATATCTCACAGTTATTGTATCGTTATCAGTGTGTAACGGTTCCAGGATTTGGTGCATTTTTAACCGAAACGCATTCGGCACAGCTGAATGAAAGCACTAATTCGTTTTTTCCTCCCAAAAAAACCATTGCTTTCAACAGCCGAATTAAAAATAATGACGGATTGTTGGCAAATCATATTGCACAAGCTGAAAAAACATCTTACGGTTTTGCAGTGAGCGCAATTGCTTTTGAGGTTTTGAACTGGAAAAAAACATTGGAAGAAGAAGGCGTGATTCTTTTGAAAAACATTGGAGAACTGCGTTTAAATTCTGAAAGCAATATCATTTTCAAACCAAATGACCAAACCAATTATCTGGCAACTTCTTTTGGACTAAGCCCTTTTGTTTCTCCGATGGTGAAAAAAGAGGCTTTTGAGAAAAAAATCGAAAAGATTGCGGCAAAAGAAAAAGATGCTGTTTTATTATACGAAAATGAAGAAGAAACCAAATCTTCAAATCCGTTCTTGCGTTATGCAGCAATTCTAGTTCTTGGACTTGGAATTACAGGAAGCATTGGTTACCCATTATATCAAAATCAAATTGATAACCAAACACTTGTTGTAGAGCAAGCCGTTCAGAAAAAAGTACAGAACAAAATTCAAGAAGCAACTTTCTTTATCAAAAGCCCGCTTCCTGCTGTAACACTTTCTGTAGATTCTGCTAAGGTTGAAACTGTTGAAACAACAATGCCGTACCACATTATGGCTGGCGCTTTCAGAAGTGAAGCCAATGCTAGAAAAGCTTACAATCAACTTATTAAAGATGGTTTCAAAGCTAGAATGCTGAAAGAGAATAAACACGGTTTATTTCCTGTTTTGTACGGAAGTTATGCTACAATGAAAGAAGCAGAACAAGCTCAAAAAGAAATACAAAAAGGCGAAAATCCTCAAGCATGGATTCTAGTCGAAAATCTATAA